Proteins from a genomic interval of Clostridium cochlearium:
- a CDS encoding head-tail connector protein, whose amino-acid sequence MLITLKETKEYLRVGGDEDDSLIESLINVSEEYLKNATGKTFNSTNPLARLFCLVLVVDWYENRGLTAGKVGQKIRPVIDSMLAQLNYCYSEEMVE is encoded by the coding sequence TTGCTAATTACACTAAAAGAAACTAAAGAATATTTAAGAGTAGGTGGAGATGAAGATGATAGTTTAATAGAATCCTTAATCAATGTTTCTGAAGAGTATCTTAAAAATGCCACAGGTAAGACCTTTAATAGTACAAACCCTTTAGCTAGGCTATTTTGTCTAGTCCTAGTAGTAGATTGGTATGAAAACCGAGGTTTAACTGCTGGAAAGGTAGGCCAAAAGATAAGGCCTGTAATTGATAGTATGCTAGCCCAGCTTAATTACTGTTACTCAGAGGAGATGGTGGAATGA
- a CDS encoding phage head closure protein, protein MNPGELNKRITFQRLTTTTNENGFEVEEWEDFKTVWAAVTNLHGREYFEAAAVQRENTVKFTIRYLKNIDTSMRILFQGRQYNITAIDNIKYKNVYMEIKALEVDKSG, encoded by the coding sequence ATGAATCCAGGAGAACTAAATAAAAGAATTACCTTTCAAAGATTAACTACCACCACCAATGAGAATGGCTTTGAAGTTGAAGAATGGGAAGATTTTAAAACTGTATGGGCAGCTGTTACCAATCTTCATGGAAGAGAATACTTTGAAGCTGCAGCAGTACAAAGAGAAAATACAGTTAAGTTTACTATTCGCTACCTTAAAAATATAGACACTTCTATGAGGATACTCTTTCAAGGAAGACAATATAACATCACTGCCATTGATAATATAAAATACAAAAATGTGTATATGGAAATAAAGGCATTGGAGGTGGATAAGAGTGGCTGA
- a CDS encoding HK97-gp10 family putative phage morphogenesis protein, which produces MKLEGMENLLNEIEKLGKTGSRIENKALREAGDVVKEAIQKETPIRSGKLKESITVSRVKNKDGAKQVEVGPNKDVFYSKFVEFGTIKMKANPFMARGYEVSKENAMETIEKNLKEGLGL; this is translated from the coding sequence ATGAAGTTAGAAGGAATGGAGAATCTTCTTAATGAAATCGAAAAGCTAGGTAAGACTGGTTCTAGAATTGAAAATAAGGCATTAAGGGAAGCTGGAGATGTAGTAAAAGAAGCCATTCAAAAGGAAACGCCTATAAGAAGTGGAAAGTTAAAGGAAAGCATAACTGTATCTAGGGTGAAAAACAAGGATGGAGCAAAGCAGGTGGAAGTAGGGCCTAATAAGGATGTATTTTATAGTAAATTTGTGGAATTTGGGACAATAAAGATGAAGGCCAATCCTTTTATGGCAAGAGGCTATGAAGTTTCTAAAGAAAATGCCATGGAGACGATTGAGAAAAATTTAAAAGAAGGATTGGGGCTATGA
- a CDS encoding major tail protein — MAQVGLKDLHFAILNKDTIEELTYAVPEPMAGAINATINPTVNTQEVYADDQLWESVSALGKIDVEVETADLPLATRVKLLGNKIVEGVLVENKADIPPHIALGFKSLKSNGKYRYVWLLKGVAQPMAEDYSTKKDNVEHKTPKIKLTFMPRLHDGDWKHTADEDGADFLGADTWFEKVPGDTTTQEV, encoded by the coding sequence ATGGCACAAGTAGGATTAAAAGATTTACATTTTGCTATTTTAAATAAAGACACCATAGAAGAACTAACTTATGCTGTTCCTGAACCAATGGCGGGAGCTATAAATGCTACGATAAACCCAACGGTAAATACTCAAGAAGTCTATGCCGATGATCAGCTTTGGGAATCTGTATCTGCATTAGGAAAAATTGATGTGGAGGTAGAAACAGCAGATTTACCTTTAGCAACAAGGGTCAAGTTATTAGGAAATAAGATTGTGGAAGGAGTACTTGTAGAAAACAAAGCAGATATTCCACCACATATCGCATTAGGATTTAAAAGCTTAAAATCCAATGGAAAATATCGTTATGTGTGGCTTTTAAAAGGAGTGGCCCAGCCTATGGCAGAAGACTATTCCACTAAGAAAGATAATGTGGAGCATAAGACACCAAAGATTAAACTTACCTTTATGCCAAGACTTCATGATGGAGACTGGAAACACACAGCAGATGAAGATGGTGCAGATTTCCTAGGAGCTGATACTTGGTTTGAAAAGGTTCCAGGAGATACTACAACACAGGAGGTTTAA
- the gpG gene encoding phage tail assembly chaperone G, whose protein sequence is MEIILKKDKKDKTYTTGFISARMVRRTIEVSQGVDFDNISPEELDKLIDYIVELFGNQFTRDDVYDGLQSKDLIPTITKCINEVVGEMSEVTAGDGKNQ, encoded by the coding sequence ATGGAGATTATATTAAAGAAGGATAAAAAAGATAAGACCTACACCACTGGTTTTATATCTGCAAGGATGGTTAGAAGAACCATTGAAGTATCCCAAGGAGTAGATTTTGATAACATTTCTCCAGAGGAATTAGATAAACTAATTGACTATATAGTAGAACTATTTGGTAATCAATTTACTAGAGATGATGTCTACGATGGACTTCAATCTAAAGACTTAATTCCTACCATCACAAAATGTATTAATGAAGTAGTAGGTGAGATGTCAGAAGTAACAGCAGGTGATGGAAAAAACCAGTAG
- a CDS encoding type II toxin-antitoxin system Phd/YefM family antitoxin, with amino-acid sequence MPEIRPIKDLRNTTEISEICHKTKEPIFITKNGYGDLVVMSMETYERKLAKVDLYKKLAEAESQIENGEMLLDAESVFKDLRGKYVKE; translated from the coding sequence ATGCCTGAAATTAGACCGATAAAAGATTTAAGAAATACAACTGAGATTTCTGAGATTTGTCATAAAACTAAAGAACCAATTTTTATCACAAAGAATGGCTATGGAGATTTAGTAGTTATGAGTATGGAAACATATGAAAGAAAGTTAGCTAAAGTAGATTTATATAAAAAATTAGCCGAAGCAGAAAGTCAAATTGAAAACGGAGAAATGCTATTAGATGCTGAAAGTGTTTTTAAAGATTTAAGGGGAAAATATGTCAAAGAATAA
- a CDS encoding type II toxin-antitoxin system RelE/ParE family toxin, whose protein sequence is MSKNNYSLKFTPKASEDLDKIYSYISKELYAEKAAKNLLEKIEMSIMQLKDFPFSCNYVADEFLKKKGYRKLIIDNYIAFYLVNEKEQQVIIMRVLYGRQKYQDLL, encoded by the coding sequence ATGTCAAAGAATAATTATAGTCTAAAATTTACCCCAAAAGCCAGTGAGGATTTAGATAAAATATATAGTTATATTTCTAAAGAGCTATACGCTGAAAAAGCTGCTAAAAATCTTTTGGAAAAAATAGAAATGAGTATTATGCAACTTAAAGATTTTCCGTTTTCATGTAATTATGTAGCAGATGAGTTTTTAAAAAAGAAAGGCTATAGAAAGTTAATAATAGATAATTACATTGCTTTTTATTTAGTAAATGAAAAAGAACAACAAGTAATTATAATGCGTGTTTTATATGGTAGGCAAAAATATCAAGATTTACTTTAA
- a CDS encoding phage tail tape measure protein, producing MAKEIGKLNVVVGLDSTGFQNGINSLNREMKKVQSEFKLASAEMGRHGKGLDSLKLKSDSLTKQTELQRQKVKALEEAHQKSVETKGKDAKATQDLEIKLNKAKTQLAYMEQDLKKVNQEIELQSSGFYKLGKALEPVGQKMQDVGEKMEAVGKDLTKKITLPLVGIGTAAIKVGSDFEAGMSEVGAISGATGNDLKLLEEKAKEMGATTKFSASESAEALKYMAMAGWDTTQMLDGLDGVMMLAASSGEDLGLVSDIVTDALTAFGMEAKEASNFADLLASASSNSNTNVAMLGESFKYVAPLFGALGYSAEDAALALGLMANAGIKGSQAGTSLKTAIANLANPTDKMAGAMNQLGLSITDANGEMLPFKDVMDELRLKFAGLSEEQQAQYAATIFGKEAMSGMLAIINASPEDYEKLTQATREYNGVAKEMAETMEDNLQGEITKLKSALEGVGIQIFEILVPHLQTLVEKLQLVVEWFANLNPATQETIVKVAALAAAIGPLLILGGKVIGGAGTIITSFSKVSIALAGLKTGTAGVTVATSGMATGFSAAGIAAKAGALLLNPWTLGIGAATVAGIALYKHLSKESIPTIELFGDEVSESTKKAVGGFLELNDEATLALNQLSWSGQEVTKEMADGITANFSQMTSEVQAGLDKHHEESLGKIQNFVTNSTSLSKTEQDEILNNMQEGYENRKKEISDSEARIKEILDTASIEKRALTKSEQEEINTIQQEMVDTGIRVLSENEVESKSIMERMKAQAGEITAKQAAEVVKNSLEQKDKTIKAAEEQYKEVVKEIIRQRDESKTITKDQADKLIKEATRQKDESIKKAEDMHEKVVDEAKTQAKEHVNQVDWETGEIKTKWQVMKSDVSTKAREIKENVIKRWEEIKKDSSQKWQNIKTNLANSWSSMKEDTITKAREIKEDVTKRWEDIKISTSENWEVVKTSVSSSISKVKSKISEGIEKIKEWNATKVKEKVFSIVEKVKRVFSGGGADSNFSGTSFFQGGLTMVGELGPELVELPRGSRIYNDNVTKKMLSGDKGITQNIVINSSTPLTPSETARQIKNASRQLALEW from the coding sequence GTGGCAAAGGAAATAGGGAAATTAAATGTAGTGGTAGGCCTAGACTCTACTGGATTTCAAAATGGAATAAACAGCTTAAACCGAGAGATGAAAAAAGTTCAATCGGAGTTTAAACTAGCAAGTGCTGAGATGGGAAGGCATGGAAAAGGACTAGATAGTCTTAAACTAAAATCTGATAGTTTAACAAAACAAACGGAACTTCAAAGGCAAAAAGTAAAGGCTTTAGAAGAAGCCCATCAAAAGTCAGTAGAGACAAAAGGAAAAGATGCCAAAGCTACACAGGATTTAGAGATAAAATTAAATAAGGCAAAGACACAATTAGCCTATATGGAGCAGGATTTAAAGAAGGTAAATCAGGAAATAGAACTGCAATCCTCAGGCTTTTATAAACTGGGAAAAGCATTAGAGCCAGTTGGGCAGAAGATGCAAGATGTAGGGGAAAAGATGGAAGCTGTAGGTAAAGACTTAACTAAAAAGATTACACTTCCTCTTGTAGGCATTGGAACTGCTGCAATAAAAGTAGGCTCTGATTTTGAAGCTGGTATGAGTGAAGTAGGGGCTATAAGTGGTGCTACAGGTAATGATTTAAAATTGCTAGAGGAAAAAGCTAAGGAAATGGGTGCTACCACAAAGTTTAGTGCATCTGAATCTGCCGAAGCTTTAAAGTATATGGCCATGGCTGGCTGGGACACTACACAAATGCTTGATGGTTTAGATGGAGTTATGATGCTTGCAGCTTCCAGTGGTGAGGATTTAGGTTTAGTTTCTGACATTGTCACTGATGCCCTTACTGCTTTTGGAATGGAAGCAAAAGAGGCATCTAACTTTGCAGATTTATTAGCCAGTGCATCATCAAATTCAAATACAAATGTAGCAATGCTTGGGGAGTCCTTTAAATATGTGGCTCCTCTTTTTGGTGCATTGGGATATTCTGCAGAAGATGCAGCCCTTGCTTTAGGACTTATGGCCAATGCAGGAATTAAAGGGAGCCAAGCTGGAACTTCTCTAAAGACTGCCATTGCAAACCTTGCTAATCCAACTGATAAAATGGCGGGAGCCATGAATCAATTAGGTCTATCTATTACAGATGCCAATGGAGAAATGCTTCCATTTAAAGATGTGATGGATGAATTAAGATTAAAGTTTGCAGGACTTTCTGAAGAACAACAGGCCCAATATGCAGCTACTATATTTGGAAAAGAAGCAATGAGTGGAATGCTTGCAATCATAAATGCAAGTCCTGAAGACTATGAAAAACTCACTCAAGCTACAAGGGAATACAACGGTGTAGCAAAAGAGATGGCTGAAACTATGGAGGATAATCTCCAAGGTGAAATCACTAAATTAAAATCTGCTCTTGAAGGTGTAGGAATACAGATATTTGAGATTTTAGTTCCCCATTTACAAACCTTAGTTGAAAAGCTGCAACTTGTAGTAGAATGGTTTGCAAATCTAAATCCTGCTACTCAGGAAACTATAGTGAAAGTAGCAGCCCTTGCAGCAGCTATAGGACCATTATTAATCCTTGGTGGAAAGGTTATAGGTGGAGCAGGTACTATTATTACTTCCTTTTCAAAAGTATCAATAGCTTTAGCTGGATTAAAAACAGGAACTGCTGGAGTCACAGTTGCTACTAGTGGAATGGCTACTGGATTTAGTGCAGCAGGAATAGCTGCTAAAGCTGGAGCCTTACTTTTAAATCCATGGACTTTAGGAATTGGAGCTGCTACAGTGGCAGGTATTGCACTATATAAACATCTTTCAAAAGAAAGTATTCCTACTATAGAGTTGTTTGGAGATGAAGTATCTGAGTCTACAAAGAAAGCTGTAGGAGGGTTTTTAGAATTAAACGATGAAGCAACTTTAGCTTTAAATCAACTTTCATGGAGTGGTCAGGAAGTAACTAAAGAAATGGCAGACGGGATAACAGCAAACTTCTCACAAATGACAAGTGAGGTTCAAGCTGGACTAGATAAGCACCATGAAGAGTCTTTAGGAAAGATACAAAACTTTGTAACTAACAGTACATCCCTATCTAAAACAGAACAAGATGAGATTTTAAATAATATGCAAGAGGGCTATGAAAATAGAAAGAAGGAAATTTCTGATAGTGAAGCAAGGATAAAAGAGATATTAGATACAGCTTCCATTGAAAAAAGAGCCTTAACTAAATCTGAGCAGGAAGAGATAAATACTATCCAACAAGAGATGGTAGATACGGGAATTAGGGTTCTATCTGAAAATGAAGTAGAATCAAAGTCCATTATGGAAAGGATGAAGGCTCAAGCTGGAGAGATTACTGCAAAGCAAGCTGCAGAGGTTGTTAAAAATAGTTTAGAGCAAAAGGATAAAACCATTAAAGCAGCAGAGGAACAATACAAAGAAGTGGTTAAGGAAATCATCAGACAAAGAGATGAATCAAAAACTATTACTAAAGATCAGGCAGATAAATTAATAAAAGAAGCTACTCGTCAAAAAGATGAATCCATTAAAAAAGCAGAAGATATGCATGAGAAAGTAGTAGATGAAGCTAAAACTCAAGCCAAAGAGCATGTCAACCAAGTAGACTGGGAAACAGGAGAGATTAAGACAAAGTGGCAGGTTATGAAAAGTGATGTATCCACTAAGGCTAGAGAAATAAAAGAAAATGTAATAAAGAGATGGGAAGAAATTAAAAAAGATTCATCTCAAAAATGGCAAAATATAAAAACGAACTTAGCTAATAGCTGGAGTTCTATGAAAGAGGATACTATTACTAAAGCTAGAGAAATTAAAGAAGATGTTACTAAAAGATGGGAAGATATAAAGATATCTACTTCTGAAAATTGGGAAGTAGTTAAAACTTCTGTATCTAGTAGTATTAGTAAAGTAAAAAGTAAAATATCAGAAGGAATAGAAAAGATAAAAGAATGGAATGCCACAAAGGTAAAAGAAAAGGTATTTAGTATTGTAGAAAAAGTAAAAAGAGTATTTTCAGGTGGAGGGGCAGATTCTAACTTTAGCGGAACTAGCTTCTTTCAAGGTGGACTTACTATGGTAGGAGAACTTGGTCCAGAGCTTGTAGAACTTCCAAGAGGTAGTAGGATTTATAACGATAATGTGACTAAAAAGATGCTTTCTGGGGATAAAGGTATAACTCAAAACATAGTTATCAACAGTTCTACTCCGTTAACCCCATCTGAAACAGCAAGACAAATTAAAAATGCATCAAGACAACTTGCTCTTGAATGGTAG
- a CDS encoding phage distal tail protein, producing MEKVVITNKNGESITLGNQSPYFLEILDGAGNIPVTIESQKSPKQDGSTYIDNMLESRAISIEGVIVTRGNPNEVLECRREMQRVLNPKLGELILTYYHNDIIKEIKAIAETTPVFPSGQGSKGLYYQKYLLYLLCHQPFWLDTYYESREMSYIMGGLKFRLFLPTSFSDRGFKRKAVNEGDVSTPVTIEFRGPAINPTVTNLTTGEFIKVNRELGEQDVLTVSTNFGEKYVRINGENAFHYIDLDSIFWCLLQGENILSYESNNDSIKTKVIVKWKNRYIGL from the coding sequence ATGGAGAAAGTTGTTATTACTAATAAAAATGGAGAAAGCATTACCCTTGGCAATCAATCTCCTTATTTTTTAGAAATATTAGATGGAGCTGGAAATATTCCAGTTACAATTGAAAGTCAAAAATCACCCAAACAAGATGGCTCTACTTATATTGATAATATGCTAGAAAGTAGAGCCATCTCCATTGAAGGAGTAATTGTAACAAGAGGTAATCCTAATGAGGTTTTAGAATGTAGAAGGGAGATGCAGAGAGTATTAAATCCTAAACTTGGAGAGCTAATCCTCACCTACTATCATAATGATATAATTAAAGAAATCAAAGCAATAGCAGAAACTACACCAGTTTTTCCTAGTGGTCAAGGTAGTAAAGGATTATATTATCAAAAGTATTTATTATATCTACTTTGCCACCAGCCATTTTGGCTTGATACCTATTATGAAAGTAGAGAAATGTCCTATATTATGGGTGGACTTAAATTTAGATTATTTTTGCCTACCAGCTTTTCTGATAGAGGATTTAAAAGAAAGGCAGTAAATGAAGGAGATGTCTCTACTCCAGTTACTATTGAATTCAGGGGCCCTGCTATTAATCCTACAGTAACAAATTTAACAACTGGAGAATTCATTAAAGTCAATAGGGAACTTGGAGAACAGGATGTATTAACAGTATCCACTAACTTTGGAGAAAAGTATGTGAGGATTAATGGGGAAAATGCATTTCACTATATAGATTTGGATAGCATCTTTTGGTGTCTTTTGCAAGGGGAGAATATTTTAAGCTATGAAAGTAATAATGATAGTATAAAAACGAAAGTTATTGTAAAGTGGAAAAATAGATACATTGGTCTTTAG
- a CDS encoding siphovirus ReqiPepy6 Gp37-like family protein: MKPIRILSTTLDLQGEIDNYLSFSFLRRYYSTGEFQLVTNRKVQNADKLNINQLIMLGADKYKVGIIRHKEIKTNEQGEEILIVKGHTLGAITKQRITIPSDNQATDTIEADAETAMKHYVKRNCLDIPGMEFPMLDIAENKNRGPNIKWQSRYKNLEEELEIISNLSGLGWYIYPDFNLKKWIFDIYNGRDFSVSQNINPPVIFSPEFDNVKSQEYVDSLLDYGNFAIVAGQGEGANREIITVGSDDTGLDKHIIFVDARDLENSDDLPRRGEAKLNEHKRVLTFQSEILPEGPFKYEKDWKLGDIVTVKNKDWGVTMDTRITEVTEIYEAGGFKLNVTFGESLPTLTQKIKSALGELKIESMK; the protein is encoded by the coding sequence ATGAAACCTATAAGAATATTATCAACAACACTAGATTTACAGGGAGAGATAGACAACTATCTTTCTTTTTCTTTTTTAAGAAGATACTATTCTACTGGAGAATTCCAGCTAGTTACTAATAGAAAAGTTCAAAATGCAGATAAGCTAAATATTAATCAACTAATCATGCTCGGGGCAGATAAATATAAGGTAGGAATTATAAGGCATAAAGAAATAAAGACAAATGAACAGGGAGAAGAAATCCTAATAGTTAAAGGTCATACACTAGGAGCTATTACAAAACAAAGAATTACTATTCCATCAGATAACCAAGCCACAGATACAATTGAAGCTGATGCAGAAACAGCTATGAAGCATTATGTGAAAAGGAATTGTTTAGATATTCCTGGTATGGAGTTTCCTATGCTAGATATAGCAGAAAATAAGAATAGAGGTCCTAATATTAAATGGCAAAGTAGATATAAAAATTTAGAAGAAGAGTTGGAAATAATAAGTAATCTATCAGGACTAGGTTGGTATATCTATCCTGACTTCAATTTAAAGAAGTGGATATTTGACATATATAATGGAAGGGATTTTTCAGTAAGCCAAAATATTAATCCTCCTGTTATCTTCTCCCCTGAATTCGACAATGTTAAATCCCAGGAGTATGTAGATAGTTTATTGGACTATGGAAATTTTGCTATTGTGGCAGGACAAGGTGAAGGTGCGAATAGAGAAATTATAACAGTTGGAAGCGATGATACTGGTCTTGATAAACACATCATATTTGTAGATGCAAGAGATTTAGAAAATAGTGATGATTTGCCAAGGAGAGGTGAAGCTAAACTTAATGAACATAAAAGAGTTCTTACTTTCCAATCAGAGATACTTCCAGAAGGGCCATTTAAGTATGAGAAGGATTGGAAATTGGGAGATATAGTGACAGTTAAGAATAAGGACTGGGGTGTTACCATGGATACTAGGATTACAGAGGTAACAGAAATTTATGAAGCAGGTGGTTTTAAGCTAAATGTAACTTTTGGAGAAAGCTTACCTACTCTGACACAGAAGATTAAATCAGCTTTAGGAGAACTGAAAATTGAAAGCATGAAATGA
- a CDS encoding phage holin family protein yields the protein MKDIIHTIQIIFAAIGAYIGWFLGGFDGLLYALVAFVVLDYITGLMVAILDKKLSSSIGFKGIFKKVLIFIFVGIGHIIDFYILQNGSAVRTAVIFFYLSNEGLSIVENAAKIGLPVPESLKKVFTELKKEDD from the coding sequence ATGAAAGATATAATCCATACCATCCAAATTATATTTGCAGCCATTGGTGCATATATTGGTTGGTTTTTAGGTGGATTTGATGGCTTGCTTTATGCACTAGTAGCTTTTGTAGTACTTGACTATATAACAGGTTTGATGGTGGCTATTTTAGATAAGAAGTTATCTAGTAGCATTGGATTTAAAGGTATTTTTAAAAAAGTACTCATCTTTATATTTGTAGGGATAGGCCATATCATAGACTTTTATATTCTCCAAAATGGGAGTGCAGTTAGAACCGCTGTAATATTTTTCTATCTTTCCAATGAAGGATTAAGCATAGTAGAAAATGCTGCTAAGATTGGACTTCCTGTGCCAGAAAGCTTAAAGAAAGTATTTACAGAATTAAAGAAGGAGGATGATTAA
- a CDS encoding N-acetylmuramoyl-L-alanine amidase produces the protein MARLCLDYGHGGEDPGAIYKDRCEKDDILNLGRAVAKELRRCGVIVDETRTKDITVSLKERSSFEKSGRYDYFISFHRNAFKPEKAKGAETYTYLNQGAKAKELANKIQSSLVDVGFTDRGVKKANFHVLRETKAPAVLIEIGFIDNAHDNQLFDNKFEKIVKAISKAILSQLGIKYITSTGSPPSGQSLYRVMAGSFKERENAERQVKKLKSAGFDATIMIFNK, from the coding sequence ATGGCGAGACTTTGCTTGGACTATGGGCATGGTGGAGAAGATCCAGGAGCCATATATAAAGATCGATGCGAGAAAGATGATATATTAAATCTTGGTAGAGCAGTGGCTAAAGAATTGAGAAGATGTGGAGTTATTGTAGATGAAACTAGAACGAAAGACATAACTGTAAGCTTAAAGGAAAGAAGTAGCTTTGAAAAGAGTGGCAGATATGATTACTTTATATCCTTTCATCGAAATGCTTTTAAACCAGAGAAAGCTAAAGGGGCAGAAACTTATACCTATTTAAATCAAGGGGCAAAGGCTAAAGAGTTAGCTAATAAGATACAAAGTTCTTTAGTGGATGTTGGCTTTACAGATAGAGGAGTAAAGAAAGCTAACTTTCATGTATTAAGAGAAACTAAAGCACCTGCAGTACTTATTGAAATAGGGTTTATTGATAATGCCCACGATAATCAATTATTCGATAATAAGTTTGAGAAAATCGTAAAAGCCATATCAAAAGCAATTTTATCTCAGTTAGGAATTAAATATATAACATCTACTGGCTCTCCACCAAGTGGTCAATCCCTATATCGAGTGATGGCAGGTTCTTTTAAAGAAAGAGAAAATGCAGAAAGACAAGTTAAAAAATTAAAGTCGGCAGGTTTTGATGCCACCATTATGATATTCAATAAATAG
- a CDS encoding tyrosine-type recombinase/integrase: MLLSQGIREFSKYMKLIDRSKQTIIGYEKELIYFDNFLSVKHNCPMYIKDIELEDIEDYLLDQKERGIATASRSRSVYILRSFYKYCVKKDIVKKNIANLVEPVKVKQKERDFLTEEEFEALIEAIRQPVIKTVVQTMFYTGGRVSEIIHLKLEDVDLENKVMHIIEGKGGKDRDIPINDKLCNILQNYLENIREADSNRFFALESTGKVSSSYINRLIKEAAYEIGLEKDISAHVLRHSFGTNLLEKGASVVSIQKLLGHANLAVTTRYLHQDMNKLSDTVNLL; the protein is encoded by the coding sequence ATGCTGTTAAGTCAAGGGATACGGGAGTTTTCAAAATATATGAAGCTAATAGATAGATCAAAACAAACCATCATAGGATATGAAAAAGAACTGATTTATTTTGATAATTTCTTAAGTGTAAAACATAATTGCCCAATGTATATAAAAGATATTGAATTGGAGGATATTGAGGATTATCTTCTGGACCAAAAGGAGAGAGGCATAGCAACAGCTAGTAGAAGTAGGTCAGTTTATATCTTAAGAAGCTTTTATAAATACTGCGTGAAAAAAGATATTGTAAAGAAAAATATTGCTAATCTAGTGGAACCAGTAAAAGTAAAGCAAAAGGAAAGAGACTTCTTAACAGAAGAGGAATTTGAAGCCCTTATAGAAGCAATTAGGCAACCAGTTATTAAAACAGTAGTTCAAACTATGTTCTATACTGGTGGGAGGGTATCAGAGATAATTCATTTAAAACTAGAAGACGTGGATTTAGAAAACAAAGTAATGCATATTATTGAAGGAAAAGGTGGGAAGGATAGGGACATTCCAATCAATGATAAACTCTGCAACATACTACAAAATTATCTAGAAAATATTAGGGAAGCAGATTCTAATAGGTTCTTTGCTTTAGAAAGTACTGGAAAAGTATCTAGTAGCTATATCAATAGGCTTATTAAAGAAGCTGCATATGAGATCGGACTTGAAAAGGACATTTCAGCCCATGTGTTAAGGCATTCCTTTGGAACAAACCTTTTAGAAAAAGGAGCTTCAGTGGTAAGCATTCAAAAACTACTAGGTCATGCAAACCTAGCAGTAACCACAAGATATCTTCATCAAGACATGAATAAATTAAGCGATACAGTAAATCTTTTATAG